A genomic region of Miscanthus floridulus cultivar M001 chromosome 3, ASM1932011v1, whole genome shotgun sequence contains the following coding sequences:
- the LOC136546956 gene encoding F-box/FBD/LRR-repeat protein At1g51370-like, which produces MAMVSGAKRRRGLEEEQEEDRISRLPDGILGDIVTLLPTNDSARTQVLSSRWRHIWRFAPLNIDLDINPDYPLGANNVTESVISRILSAHQGPCRRFSIPEHYLYYRGLPVTSLDGWLESPALDRLQELEFHYGRPHSSNLAPPASVHRFSSTLRAVSFGGCGFTDGYNASGLHFPVLKQLSLADVRFSESSLRALLSACPVLQSLLLKGSIGLSRVQIASPTLRSIGVRSNHGRVILRQVIIEDAPCLERLLCFDYLGVTISVISAPKLLVLGPLSDQSPRLEFGTTVIQGGSGFFSLKMVVHSVKVLSLFERLSLDVVIEFMKCFPYLESLYIQTKMAGEKNVW; this is translated from the exons ATGGCGATGGTCTCCGGAGCCAAGAGGAGGAGAGGACTGGAGGAAGAACAAGAGGAAGACCGCATCAGCCGCCTTCCTGACGGCATCCTCGGCGACATCGTCACCCTTCTCCCGACCAACGACAGCGCCCGCACGCAGGTGCTCTCCTCCCGCTGGCGCCACATCTGGCGCTTCGCTCCTCTCAACATCGATCTGGACATCAATCCCGATTACCCCCTCGGCGCCAACAACGTCACCGAAAGCGTAATCTCGCGCATTCTCTCCGCGCATCAAGGTCCCTGCCGCCGCTTCTCCATTCCGGAGCACTACCTCTACTACAGGGGCCTCCCCGTCACAAGCCTGGACGGCTGGCTCGAGTCCCCCGCCCTCGACAGACTCCAAGAGCTTGAGTTCCACTACGGCCGTCCTCATTCGTCGAATTTAGCGCCGCCTGCATCTGTACACCGCTTCTCGTCAACGCTTCGCGCTGTCAGCTTCGGGGGCTGCGGTTTTACGGATGGATACAATGCCAGCGGGCTCCACTTTCCGGTTCTCAAGCAGTTGAGCCTTGCGGATGTCAGATTCTCGGAGAGTTCTTTACGTGCCTTGCTATCTGCCTGCCCTGTCCTGCAGAGCTTGCTGCTAAAGGGCAGCATTGGCTTATCTCGCGTCCAAATTGCGTCCCCGACCCTCCGAAGCATCGGCGTGCGCTCTAATCATGGACGCGTGATTCTGCGACAAGTCATCATCGAGGATGCCCCCTGTCTAGAAAGGTTACTTTGCTTTGATTACTTGGGAGTCACCATATCGGTGATTTCGGCGCCAAAATTGCTTGTTTTGGGTCCACTATCTGATCAAAGCCCCAGACTCGAGTTTGGCACCACAGTTATTCAG GGAGGATCAGGCTTTTTTAGCTTGAAGATGGTGGTGCACAGTGTGAAGGTCTTATCATTATTTGAGCGTCTTAGTTTGGATGTGGTTATTGAATTCATGAAATGTTTTCCCTACTTGGAGAGTTTGTACATCCAG ACAAAAATGGCAGGAGAGAAAAATGTGTGGTAA
- the LOC136546955 gene encoding equilibrative nucleotide transporter 3-like, whose amino-acid sequence MSDSECAGAPQLKGKYFGLLVCFLLGNGCLFAWNSMLTIEDYYAYLFPKNHPTRVLTLVYQPFALGVSALLAYHEAKINTRLRNLTGYTIYFLSSFGIIFLDVATKGKGGFGAFVGICVTSAAFGIADAHAQGGMIGDLSLMCPEFIQSYLAGLAASGAITSALRLITKAAFENSRDGLRKGAMLFFSISCFNELLCVLLYTFVFPTLPIVKFYRSKAASEGSKTVAGDLAAAGVATQDDEQAMEDPKQYVRLSTKQLFLQNMDYALDIFLIYVLTLSIFPGFLSEDTGSHGLGTWYALVLITMFNTWDLIGRYVPIIVKLKSRKCIMAATLARFLLIPAFYFTAKYGAQGYMMFLTSFLGLSNGYLTVCVLTEAPKGYNGPEQNALGNVLVVFLMIGLFSGVVLDWLWLIGKGW is encoded by the exons ATGAGCGATTCAGAGTGTGCAGGAGCACCTCAACTTAAG GGGAAGTACTTTGGTTTGCTGGTCTGCTTTCTATTGGGGAATGGATGCCTCTTCGCATGGAACAGTATGCTTACAATTGAAGATTACTATGCCTACCTCTTCCCT AAGAACCACCCAACCAGAGTCCTCACACTGGTATATCAGCCTTTTGCCCTGGGAGTTTCAGCTCTCCTAGCATACCATGAAGCAAAAATCAACACCAGGCTTCGGAATCTGACAGGATACACAATTTACTTCTTAAGTTCTTTTGGAATAATATTT CTGGATGTGGCCACTAAAGGGAAGGGTGGGTTTGGAGCCTTCGTTGGCATATGTGTAACAAGTGCAGCATTCGGGATAGCAGATGCTCATGCTCAAGGTGGCATGATTGGTGACCTATCCTTGATGTGCCCAGAGTTCATTCAG TCCTACTTGGCAGGTTTGGCTGCATCAGGAGCAATTACATCAGCTTTGCGTCTGATTACAAAAGCGGCTTTTGAGAACTCACGAGATGGTTTGCGCAAAGGAGCTA TGCTATTCTTTTCGATATCATGCTTCAATGAGCTATTATGTGTTCTTCTGTACACATTTGTCTTCCCCACATTGCCTATCGTCAAATTTTATCGCTCGAAGGCAGCTTCTGAAGGTAGCAAAACTGTTGCCGGTGACCTAGCTGCTGCAGGAGTCGCAactcaagatgatgagcaa GCTATGGAGGATCCGAAACAATATGTGCGACTAAGCACCAAACAACTGTTTCTGCAAAATATGGATTATGCGCTTGATATCTTTCTGATTTATGTCTTGACTCTATCTATTTTCCCTGGATTCCTATCTGAAGACACTGGATCACACGGCCTGGGTACTTG GTATGCACTTGTTTTGATTACAATGTTTAATACGTGGGATCTCATAGGCAGATATGTACCCATTATTGTCAAGCTGAAATCTCGGAAATGTATCATGGCAGCAACCCTCGCACGCTTTCTACTCATTCCTGCATTCTATTTTACTGCAAAGTACGGCGCACAAGGGTACATGATGTTTTTGACATCCTTCTTGGGGTTGAGCAACGGGTATCTAACGGTGTGTGTCCTTACAGAGGCACCCAAAGGATACAAT GGGCCAGAGCAAAACGCACTGGGGAATGTTCTTGTTGTTTTCCTCATGATTGGACTGTTTTCTGGTGTTGTGCTCGATTGGTTATGGTTGATAGGGAAAGGTTGGTGA
- the LOC136542450 gene encoding transcription factor bHLH130-like: MYGSPVSKDLNLPVQPPPMASSGLLRYRSAPSTVLGDLCEDFLPSAPRAASPDAAAAADNVFSRFLADHHIRDDKPSPPPPPPAAPAAVHFPSEADMASQQQQQEMVGAKSVLYRTVSSGIETAAAVGASANASNLIRQSSSPAGFLDHWNIDNGYGAMLRAGMATADSLAGSGSRLKGQLSFSSRQGSLMSQISEMDSEEVGGSSPEAAGGGRGYIPGYPMGSGWEDSSALISDNLSSMKRPRDSSEPGQSGLTHQFSLPKTASEMATIEKLLQFQDAVPCKIRAKRGCATHPRSIAERVRRTKISERIRKLQELVPNMDKQTNTSDMLDLAVDYIKDLQKQVKVLKESQANCTCSGSKNQQHSC, translated from the exons ATGTACGGCTCGCCGGTGTCCAAGGACCTCAACCTCCCGGTGCAGCCGCCGCCCATGGCCTCGTCCGGGCTGCTGAGGTACAGATCGGCGCCCAGCACGGTGCTCGGCGACCTCTGCGAGGACTTCCTCCCTTCCGCGCCCCGCGCCGCCagccccgacgccgccgccgccgccgacaacGTCTTCTCAAGGTTCCTTgccgaccaccacatccgggacgacaagccgtcgccgccgccgccgccgccggctgcccCCGCCGCGGTCCACTTCCCGAGTGAAGCCGACATGGcctcccagcagcagcagcaggagatgGTGGGCGCCAAGTCCGTCCTCTACCGCACCGTGAGCTCAGGCATAGAAACCGCGGCCGCTGTCGGCGCCAGCGCCAACGCTAGCAACCTGATTCGGCAGAGCAGCTCCCCCGCCGGATTCCTCGATCATTGGAACATTGACAACG GATACGGGGCCATGCTGAGGGCGGGCATGGCCACCGCGGACTCCCTCGCTGGTAGCGGTAGCAGGCTAAAGGGGCAACTGAGCTTCTCGTCACGGCAGGGGTCATTGATGTCCCAGATCTCAGAGATGGACAGCGAGGAGGTTGGAGGGAGCAGCCCAGAGGCTGCCGGTGGCGGCAGGGGGTACATCCCTGGGTACCCAATGGGTTCTGGGTGGGAGGACTCATCGGCGCTCATATCAGACAATTTGTCTAGCATGAAACGCCCCCGGGACTCTTCGGAGCCTGGCCAG AGCGGCCTCACGCACCAGTTCAGCCTGCCCAAGACGGCATCGGAGATGGCAACTATTGAGAAACTCCTCCAGTTCCAGGACGCTGTGCCTTGTAAGATCCGTGCCAAGCGGGGATGCGCCACTCATCCACGCAGCATCGCCGAGAGG GTGAGGAGAACAAAGATCAGTGAGCGAATCCGAAAGCTGCAAGAACTAGTTCCAAACATGGACAAG CAAACCAACACATCTGACATGCTGGATTTGGCTGTCGACTACATCAAGGATCTCCAGAAGCAGGTTAAG GTGCTAAAGGAGAGCCAAGCTAATTGCACCTGCTCAGGAAGCAAGAATCAGCAGCACTCTTGCTGA